One genomic region from Mytilus trossulus isolate FHL-02 chromosome 9, PNRI_Mtr1.1.1.hap1, whole genome shotgun sequence encodes:
- the LOC134684050 gene encoding MAM and LDL-receptor class A domain-containing protein 1-like, with translation MYGTGIGSLKVFAGDKTSSLKSIWKKIGAQTQDPHKWDTGTIDIPLFSNLAVTIEGTRGKTFKGDIAIDDILLKAGACNALG, from the exons ATGTATGGGACTGGCATAGGATCATTAAAAGTATTTGCTGGGGATAAAACATCTTCTCTGAAAAGTATCTGGAAAAAAATAGGAGCACAAACCCAAGATCCCCATAAATGGGACACTGGAACTATAGACATACCACTATTTAGCAATCTTGCT gtcACCATAGAAGGGACCAGAGGTAAAACCTTTAAGGGTGATATCGCCATTGATGATATTTTACTAAAGGCTGGTGCATGTA atgCTTTGGGATAA